The Pseudomonas extremaustralis genome contains a region encoding:
- a CDS encoding type VI secretion protein IcmF/TssM N-terminal domain-containing protein, with amino-acid sequence MLKKTGVLLLGLLLLVCIVLLLWGLALYESWPLWYVPVICVVTLLVVLCLRWIGRRWYAWRLRRRMNSELPQRRRDEAPALDQDWNSGVQMLRQSRLSRLGSPLYVLPWFLMLGESGSGTRTLLGNSGLTSALRSTRGGKPAASTGALDWWFLERGVIIEPAARMAEGNSDAGPEWRRLLYWLLRSRRREPLNGVLLVIDCQRLLNDSDASLAEQGHNLRRRLDDLVKVFGARLPVYFIITGAEALPGFSQWASALTPPQREQPFGLLSRQRTGAAQAFLEEMFSGLGQRLFDLRIELGVRGLPDQDAFSLPERIVDLRSRLEHLLLPAFDANPYSELPLLCGLFVTAQGQEADGTSEGWFSHELLGQLLPAQRHAYQPIDSWHRWRRLLAHAAVIGWLGLCVGFGALLVYADHHTQAVLSEALDEPPAAEDFDGGLETDLDALRRFRQALISLSAQQQGGWHGLLPFSRHIDQVQAHYRSDYVRLFDSEIRTPVFDGFISQNLRGALNSGDPRLIAAYAEFLVRRINLLDARLNNQSMDDLPLPGFEVGFLNLTYGSKQAISAGQLVTLGSSYRSYLEWQTDLAQMQGQRAALLGQLESMGLEGRPLTWLKAWAELQGNLQPIRLSEYWNDSGNPDLSLSGAYTSQGHSAIFAFMDELGLASRDSALWKTQRVKFLDQYQSDTQDAWYRFIQGSLLSAQTRLKTRSDWQLALSVVGTPNDPFLKLLHRSAERFALIPIEQRAPWANRAVSLDRLLELASNNDLHGEAGALGSLKITNALGGDVLKGMANGGSIESGVNGLRDELAQARALGRFQQLMKGVVADLQKSDAQAFQVAMDTWGFGADPSVKSAPLWEADSVRSALIQALKGPDPREDVVWSLATGQLDFSSHYVSEVAACRLQSDWSGQLLSSIQGVQDPVMLNELLYGERGQLPAFMSGAVKTFVQRDVQRYSGREALGVQIPLTGAFYAYVSRMQHARNDLLGAERQSQAQQATEHQSRQALEAEQKGLVAQRAELKQSIAILQATAAVVELSAAPSQVNLGARSLPQQTRLTLQCSGRSTVLDNFNFPTSASFVWAPGACADVTLEISFANFKLTRHWTGDRAFVDFLRLFNGGQHTFGVDDFPSQRNLMGSENLIGIQLTYRQEGEQVLMDKYSQADQLQRQAVVIDAQLNGIAEQLTAMDAQAAATSVRLAALGSPTEQGVASIQPPTQIAWCWTPRPVATGLSAGEGLRLDLGTYDNETRLKNLEAQLRILGLTSRREATQSITGDKATRLLVVALRDDAAAQRAIRDIVGKMGVAATLDSAAAGKVDL; translated from the coding sequence ATGTTGAAAAAAACAGGGGTGTTGTTGCTCGGGTTGCTGCTGTTGGTCTGCATTGTGCTGCTGCTCTGGGGCCTGGCGCTCTACGAAAGCTGGCCATTGTGGTACGTGCCGGTGATTTGCGTCGTTACGCTGTTGGTGGTTTTGTGCCTGCGTTGGATCGGCCGACGCTGGTATGCCTGGCGCTTGCGTCGGCGGATGAACAGCGAGTTGCCCCAGCGTCGCCGCGATGAAGCGCCGGCGCTCGATCAGGACTGGAACAGCGGCGTGCAGATGTTGCGCCAATCGCGCCTAAGTCGATTGGGTTCACCGCTGTATGTGCTGCCCTGGTTCCTGATGCTGGGCGAAAGTGGCAGCGGCACCCGCACGTTGCTGGGCAACAGCGGGTTGACCTCGGCCTTGCGTTCGACCCGCGGTGGAAAGCCGGCGGCCTCGACCGGGGCCCTGGATTGGTGGTTCCTTGAACGTGGAGTGATCATCGAACCCGCCGCGCGCATGGCCGAGGGCAACAGCGACGCGGGCCCCGAATGGCGGCGGTTGCTGTACTGGTTGCTGCGTTCGCGACGCCGCGAACCCCTCAACGGTGTACTGCTGGTGATTGACTGCCAGCGCCTGTTGAACGACTCCGATGCGAGCCTGGCCGAGCAAGGACACAATCTACGCCGCCGTCTTGACGACCTGGTGAAAGTCTTTGGTGCCCGTTTGCCGGTGTATTTCATCATTACCGGTGCCGAAGCCTTGCCGGGTTTCAGCCAGTGGGCTTCGGCCCTCACGCCGCCGCAACGCGAGCAACCGTTTGGCCTGCTCAGCCGACAGCGCACGGGGGCGGCGCAGGCGTTTCTCGAGGAAATGTTCAGCGGGCTTGGCCAGCGCCTGTTCGACTTGCGCATCGAGTTGGGCGTGCGCGGCCTGCCTGATCAAGATGCCTTCAGTCTGCCGGAGCGCATCGTCGACTTACGTTCACGTCTGGAACATCTGCTGTTGCCGGCGTTTGACGCCAACCCCTACAGCGAGTTGCCGCTGCTCTGCGGGCTGTTCGTGACGGCGCAAGGGCAAGAGGCCGACGGCACCAGCGAAGGCTGGTTCAGTCATGAGTTGCTGGGCCAGCTGTTGCCCGCGCAACGCCATGCCTATCAACCCATCGATAGTTGGCATCGCTGGCGCAGGCTGTTGGCCCATGCCGCCGTGATTGGCTGGTTGGGACTGTGTGTCGGCTTTGGCGCCTTGCTGGTGTATGCCGACCACCACACTCAGGCCGTGCTCAGCGAAGCGCTCGACGAACCGCCGGCGGCGGAGGATTTCGACGGTGGGTTGGAGACCGATCTGGATGCATTGCGGCGCTTTCGCCAAGCGTTGATCAGCCTGTCTGCCCAGCAGCAGGGCGGATGGCATGGCTTGCTGCCGTTCTCGCGCCATATCGACCAAGTCCAGGCGCACTATCGCTCCGACTACGTCAGGCTGTTCGACAGCGAAATACGCACGCCGGTCTTCGACGGTTTCATTTCGCAAAACCTGCGCGGCGCGCTGAACAGCGGCGATCCACGGTTGATTGCCGCGTATGCCGAATTCCTCGTGCGGCGGATCAACCTGCTCGATGCCCGCCTGAATAATCAGTCGATGGATGACTTGCCGTTGCCCGGTTTCGAAGTGGGTTTCCTGAACTTGACCTACGGCTCCAAGCAAGCGATCAGCGCCGGGCAACTGGTCACCCTGGGGAGCAGCTATCGCTCCTATCTGGAGTGGCAAACCGATCTGGCGCAGATGCAGGGCCAGCGCGCTGCCTTGCTGGGCCAGTTGGAAAGCATGGGGCTTGAAGGCCGCCCTCTGACGTGGCTGAAAGCCTGGGCCGAACTGCAGGGCAATCTGCAGCCGATCCGGCTGTCGGAATACTGGAACGATAGCGGTAACCCTGACCTGAGTCTTTCCGGTGCCTACACGTCGCAAGGGCACAGTGCAATTTTTGCGTTCATGGATGAACTCGGCCTCGCCAGCCGTGACAGTGCGTTATGGAAGACGCAGCGGGTGAAGTTCCTCGATCAGTATCAAAGCGATACCCAGGATGCCTGGTATCGGTTTATCCAGGGCAGCCTGCTCAGTGCGCAGACACGCTTGAAGACGCGCAGTGACTGGCAATTGGCCCTGAGTGTGGTCGGTACGCCCAACGATCCGTTCCTGAAGCTGCTGCATCGCAGTGCCGAACGGTTCGCTTTGATCCCAATCGAGCAACGGGCGCCTTGGGCGAATCGTGCGGTGTCCCTCGACCGTTTGCTTGAACTGGCCAGCAACAATGATCTGCATGGCGAAGCCGGCGCGCTGGGCAGTCTGAAAATCACCAATGCCTTGGGAGGAGATGTGCTCAAGGGTATGGCCAATGGCGGCTCGATCGAGAGTGGCGTCAACGGCTTGCGTGACGAGTTGGCCCAGGCCCGTGCATTGGGCAGGTTTCAACAGTTGATGAAAGGTGTGGTGGCCGATCTGCAAAAAAGCGATGCGCAAGCGTTCCAGGTGGCCATGGATACTTGGGGCTTCGGCGCCGATCCTTCGGTGAAGTCCGCGCCGCTGTGGGAAGCCGATAGCGTGCGCAGTGCATTGATCCAGGCGCTGAAGGGGCCTGATCCGCGTGAGGATGTGGTCTGGTCGCTGGCGACCGGCCAGCTGGACTTTTCCTCGCACTATGTCTCTGAAGTGGCGGCCTGCCGCCTGCAAAGTGATTGGAGCGGGCAGTTGCTCAGTTCGATCCAGGGCGTGCAGGACCCGGTCATGCTCAACGAGCTGCTGTACGGCGAGCGCGGTCAACTGCCGGCCTTTATGAGTGGGGCGGTGAAAACCTTCGTGCAGCGCGATGTGCAGCGCTACAGCGGACGGGAGGCGCTGGGTGTGCAAATTCCGCTGACCGGTGCGTTTTATGCGTATGTCAGTCGTATGCAGCATGCGCGCAACGATCTGCTCGGTGCCGAGCGCCAGAGCCAGGCCCAGCAGGCCACGGAGCATCAAAGCCGACAGGCACTGGAAGCCGAGCAGAAAGGCCTGGTGGCGCAACGGGCTGAGCTCAAGCAGAGCATTGCCATCCTGCAGGCCACTGCGGCAGTGGTGGAGTTGTCCGCCGCGCCGTCACAGGTCAACCTCGGCGCCCGTTCGCTGCCTCAGCAAACGCGCCTGACACTGCAATGCAGTGGCCGCTCGACGGTGCTGGATAACTTCAACTTTCCCACCAGCGCCAGCTTCGTCTGGGCACCGGGGGCCTGTGCCGATGTCACCCTGGAGATCAGCTTCGCCAACTTCAAGTTGACCCGGCACTGGACCGGGGACCGCGCGTTCGTGGACTTCCTGCGGTTGTTCAATGGCGGGCAACACACCTTTGGCGTCGATGATTTTCCGAGCCAGCGCAACTTGATGGGCAGCGAGAATCTTATCGGCATTCAACTGACCTACCGCCAGGAGGGCGAACAGGTCTTGATGGACAAGTACAGCCAGGCCGACCAATTGCAGCGTCAGGCCGTTGTCATCGATGCACAGTTGAACGGCATCGCCGAACAGTTGACGGCCATGGATGCCCAGGCGGCCGCGACCAGTGTCCGTCTGGCCGCCCTCGGTTCGCCCACCGAGCAGGGGGTCGCGAGTATTCAACCGCCGACCCAGATTGCCTGGTGCTGGACGCCCCGGCCCGTGGCGACGGGGCTGTCGGCCGGTGAAGGGCTACGGTTGGATCTTGGCACCTATGACAACGAGACGCGCTTGAAGAACCTTGAAGCGCAACTGCGCATCTTGGGCTTGACCAGCCGACGCGAAGCCACGCAGTCGATAACCGGTGACAAGGCGACGCGGTTGCTGGTGGTGGCGTTGCGTGACGACGCGGCCGCGCAACGGGCGATTCGTGACATCGTGGGCAAAATGGGCGTGGCCGCCACACTCGACAGCGCAGCTGCCGGCAAGGTCGACCTGTGA
- a CDS encoding response regulator yields the protein MTKGWRASLALRITGVLALVLALSWCVAAGLSAWRTYEQLQGKALEDLSQRLALLSSVDNDDFRDAEEGARRLMTRWNSGAANEFGGNIFQRSTMDWVLNPSVQDASATERLSRAASAAEAFGTAGQAMTVDTFFYFPDAGAAFSTQVDIPSGFAQARATHLRALFDGLSADGRQVVWDGPYYEPSLGRQLISVAVVARDASGKPLFMTGYELKLDERLARIGQLLKGYPTLLLDAQGQRIADLSGNTLEAVSRDRLKQLIGDLPAAAGFPQIGRFDTDTPMVVAHLGQPDWYLLTLYPQAQLRAGALGLILAEVPFAIVGFILLALGLLWVLHRELARPLARFAREIEETARGDDLSRRLPEARTDELGRFARAYNRLLDALQAQQAGLEHLVAVRTQELQGARDIANQANQLKGQFLANMSHEIRTPMNAVIGMNHLLADTLLTPQQQHFVTAIRENSEALLALISDILDFSKIESGNVNIEQVEFDLTEVLEDVTELLAPRAAEKGVRMICHIATDVPGYVSGDPWRLRQILLNLLSNAVKFTASGSIRLLVWRADGDRLGFQVIDTGIGIAPSAQCSVFEAFLQADASTTRNYGGTGLGLSISQRLARLMGGGIELQSQAGVGSTFTLTLPLPQCPARAADAPRLWGLRTLVVDEHADERGALMEMLGQWQMLCQGAASAEEALNLMREQAQLGIMFDLVLVNWRLPMVDGIEFADLCRAAPTLATTRIVLMASQVESLPSADELRAHGLAACVVRPLRRQPFYRTLCEVQSGATPTLSETPSPLRSLERHDFSLDVLVVDDIATNREITQLFLERFGHRVIHARDGVEALEILGRKVFDAVLMDGQMPRMDGMEAVRQLRSGQCSVLDEEVYVIALTANAMSGDRERFIEAGANDYLAKPVLPMQLFDAITRVIVRQQARGMELRSPGPSLPCPAAPMPILMPLDEQDPLRAPRLQRLFLADCQALLLRLRESVAQVDHAESARIAHSLKGSAGQFGEAALEASAALMERAAVDSDVATIVAALLQLEMHGSILAARQPGPSGQPGKPDDA from the coding sequence GTGACGAAGGGCTGGCGCGCGTCACTGGCGCTACGCATTACAGGTGTCCTGGCGCTGGTGCTGGCGTTGAGTTGGTGCGTGGCCGCCGGGCTCAGCGCCTGGCGTACGTATGAACAACTGCAAGGCAAGGCGCTGGAGGATCTCAGCCAGCGCCTGGCTTTGCTCTCCAGTGTGGACAACGACGATTTTCGCGACGCCGAGGAGGGCGCCAGACGACTGATGACGCGCTGGAACAGCGGCGCGGCAAACGAGTTTGGTGGCAATATTTTCCAACGCAGCACCATGGATTGGGTGCTCAACCCGTCCGTACAAGACGCCTCGGCCACGGAACGGTTGTCCCGCGCCGCCTCCGCCGCCGAAGCCTTCGGTACGGCCGGCCAGGCGATGACAGTCGATACGTTTTTCTATTTCCCCGACGCTGGGGCGGCGTTCTCCACGCAAGTCGATATTCCTTCGGGCTTCGCCCAGGCCCGAGCGACTCATTTGCGCGCGCTGTTCGACGGATTGTCGGCAGATGGACGCCAGGTTGTCTGGGACGGGCCCTATTACGAGCCGTCGCTGGGCCGCCAGTTGATCAGCGTTGCGGTGGTCGCCCGGGATGCTTCGGGCAAACCTTTGTTCATGACCGGCTATGAATTGAAGCTGGATGAGCGTTTGGCCCGTATCGGGCAGTTGCTCAAGGGCTATCCCACCCTGTTGCTGGATGCACAAGGCCAGCGCATTGCCGATCTTTCCGGCAATACACTGGAGGCGGTTTCCCGCGACAGGCTCAAGCAACTGATCGGGGATTTGCCTGCTGCGGCCGGCTTCCCGCAGATCGGGCGCTTCGACACCGACACACCGATGGTCGTCGCTCACCTGGGGCAACCGGATTGGTATCTGTTGACGCTGTATCCGCAAGCACAGCTACGCGCAGGCGCGTTGGGGCTGATTCTCGCCGAGGTCCCTTTTGCGATTGTCGGCTTTATCCTGTTGGCCCTTGGTCTACTTTGGGTCTTGCATCGCGAGTTGGCGCGGCCGCTGGCACGCTTTGCGCGGGAAATCGAAGAGACCGCCCGTGGCGACGACCTGTCCCGGCGCTTGCCAGAGGCGCGCACGGATGAGCTGGGCCGCTTCGCCAGGGCTTACAACCGCTTGCTCGATGCCTTGCAAGCCCAACAGGCCGGGCTGGAGCACCTGGTGGCGGTGCGCACTCAGGAACTGCAGGGCGCCCGGGATATCGCCAACCAGGCCAACCAACTCAAGGGGCAGTTCCTGGCCAATATGAGCCATGAAATCCGTACCCCGATGAACGCCGTCATCGGCATGAATCATTTGCTGGCGGATACGCTGCTCACGCCTCAACAACAGCATTTTGTCACGGCCATCCGCGAGAACTCCGAAGCCTTGCTGGCGTTGATCAGCGACATCCTGGACTTCTCCAAAATCGAATCGGGCAACGTGAATATCGAACAGGTGGAGTTCGATCTGACAGAAGTGCTGGAAGATGTCACCGAACTGTTGGCGCCGCGCGCGGCGGAGAAGGGCGTGCGCATGATCTGCCACATTGCCACCGATGTACCGGGGTACGTGAGCGGCGACCCGTGGCGACTGCGGCAGATTTTGCTCAATCTCTTGAGTAACGCTGTCAAGTTCACGGCCAGTGGCTCGATTCGCTTGCTGGTATGGCGGGCGGATGGCGACCGGCTCGGGTTTCAGGTCATCGATACCGGCATCGGCATCGCACCGTCGGCGCAGTGTTCGGTGTTCGAGGCATTTTTACAGGCCGATGCCTCCACCACCCGAAACTACGGCGGTACCGGGTTGGGCTTGTCCATCAGCCAACGCCTGGCCAGGTTGATGGGCGGGGGTATCGAGTTGCAAAGCCAAGCGGGCGTGGGGTCTACCTTCACGCTGACCTTGCCCTTGCCGCAATGCCCGGCGCGCGCGGCCGATGCTCCACGGTTGTGGGGGCTGCGAACCCTGGTGGTCGATGAGCACGCCGATGAACGTGGGGCGTTGATGGAGATGCTCGGCCAGTGGCAGATGCTGTGCCAGGGCGCGGCGTCAGCCGAAGAAGCCTTGAACCTGATGCGCGAACAGGCGCAACTGGGGATCATGTTCGACTTGGTATTGGTCAATTGGCGCCTGCCGATGGTCGATGGCATCGAGTTCGCCGACCTGTGCCGTGCCGCCCCGACACTGGCGACCACGCGCATCGTGCTGATGGCTTCGCAGGTGGAATCATTGCCATCTGCCGATGAGCTGCGTGCCCATGGCCTGGCCGCGTGCGTTGTCAGGCCCCTGCGTCGACAGCCTTTCTATCGGACCTTGTGCGAGGTGCAGAGCGGCGCAACGCCGACGCTCAGCGAGACGCCATCGCCGTTGCGCAGTCTGGAGCGGCATGACTTCAGCCTGGACGTCCTGGTGGTCGATGACATCGCTACCAATCGGGAGATTACACAGTTGTTCCTGGAGCGTTTCGGCCATCGCGTCATCCATGCCCGCGACGGCGTCGAAGCACTGGAAATCCTCGGTCGGAAGGTTTTCGATGCGGTATTGATGGACGGACAAATGCCGCGAATGGATGGCATGGAGGCTGTTCGTCAGTTGCGTTCAGGGCAGTGCTCAGTTCTGGATGAGGAGGTTTACGTCATCGCTTTGACCGCCAATGCCATGAGCGGTGACCGTGAACGGTTCATCGAAGCCGGCGCCAATGACTATCTCGCCAAACCGGTCTTACCGATGCAGTTGTTCGACGCGATCACGCGAGTGATCGTGCGGCAGCAGGCGCGGGGGATGGAGTTGCGCAGCCCAGGGCCTTCGCTACCGTGCCCGGCGGCGCCCATGCCTATCCTGATGCCGCTCGATGAACAGGACCCACTGCGTGCACCGCGTCTGCAGCGTTTGTTCCTGGCGGACTGCCAGGCCTTGCTGCTTCGGCTCAGGGAGTCGGTGGCGCAGGTCGATCATGCGGAGTCCGCGCGTATCGCCCATAGCCTCAAGGGCAGCGCCGGGCAATTCGGTGAAGCGGCTTTGGAAGCGTCGGCTGCGTTGATGGAACGGGCTGCGGTTGACTCGGACGTCGCCACGATAGTCGCTGCGCTGCTGCAACTGGAAATGCATGGTTCAATCCTGGCTGCGCGTCAGCCAGGCCCCTCTGGACAACCTGGAAAACCCGACGATGCCTGA
- a CDS encoding response regulator — protein sequence MVQSWLRVSQAPLDNLENPTMPECRLLLVDDHAMIREGLCALLADVPELTVAGEAEDGQQAIALCRALQPDLVLMDLNMPLLDGVSALSLIARRWPAILIIALTSTVSEHNAALALEAGAVGYVLKRSRREDLLQAIAQVRLGKIYIDSGLDAAQVMALRGGGQAAGISLTGRERQVLKLVAEGARNRDVAEILCIGLKTVETHRLNLMRKLDAHNAADMTQWAYRLGLLEGDQ from the coding sequence ATGGTTCAATCCTGGCTGCGCGTCAGCCAGGCCCCTCTGGACAACCTGGAAAACCCGACGATGCCTGAGTGCCGTTTGTTGCTGGTGGATGATCACGCAATGATTCGCGAGGGCTTGTGTGCTTTGCTCGCCGATGTACCGGAACTGACCGTAGCTGGCGAGGCCGAAGACGGTCAGCAGGCCATTGCCCTGTGCCGCGCCTTGCAGCCCGATCTGGTGTTGATGGACCTGAACATGCCGTTGCTCGATGGCGTCTCGGCCCTGAGCTTGATCGCCAGGCGCTGGCCCGCGATCCTCATCATCGCCCTGACTTCCACGGTCTCTGAACATAACGCCGCGCTGGCATTAGAGGCCGGCGCGGTCGGTTATGTGCTCAAACGAAGCCGGCGGGAGGATCTGCTCCAGGCTATCGCCCAAGTGCGCTTGGGGAAAATCTATATCGATTCCGGTCTCGATGCCGCGCAAGTCATGGCACTGCGTGGAGGAGGGCAGGCGGCCGGTATCAGCCTGACGGGGCGAGAGCGCCAAGTCTTGAAGCTGGTGGCCGAAGGCGCGCGTAATCGAGACGTTGCCGAGATATTGTGTATCGGCCTCAAAACCGTAGAGACCCATCGACTCAATCTGATGAGGAAACTGGACGCACATAACGCCGCCGATATGACCCAGTGGGCGTATCGGCTCGGTCTGCTTGAAGGGGATCAATAA
- a CDS encoding ADP-polyphosphate phosphotransferase, with protein MKINSADFRVREGDKVNLHKWPTKVEPFYKSKRQYRKLLKAHVAQLSAQQQLLYASNRYAILLIFQAMDAAGKDGAIKHVMSGVNPQGCQVFSFKHPSTAELEHDFLWRSTRNLPERGRIGIFNRSYYEEVLITRVHPEILRSEGLPDTVEHNSNVWNDRYRSISNLEQHLSSNGTRVIKFFLHLSKDEQRKRFIDRIDTPEKNWKFSAADIEERKYWKDYMQAYEKCLSATSTKETPWYVVPADDKKNARLIVSQIFSDVLDELKMSYPKTSEERHQELLNIRKQLLE; from the coding sequence ATGAAAATCAATTCGGCAGATTTTAGAGTACGAGAAGGCGACAAGGTCAATCTCCACAAGTGGCCGACCAAGGTGGAACCTTTCTACAAGTCAAAACGGCAATATCGCAAACTTCTGAAAGCACATGTCGCGCAATTGAGCGCACAACAACAGCTTCTTTATGCATCCAATCGCTATGCCATTCTGCTGATTTTCCAGGCGATGGATGCGGCAGGAAAAGATGGCGCCATCAAGCATGTGATGTCCGGTGTGAATCCGCAGGGTTGCCAGGTATTCAGCTTCAAGCATCCCAGCACGGCTGAGTTGGAACACGACTTTCTATGGCGAAGCACGCGCAATCTACCGGAGCGCGGGCGGATTGGCATATTCAATCGGTCGTACTATGAGGAGGTGCTGATAACTCGCGTCCATCCGGAGATTCTCCGCAGCGAAGGGCTCCCGGATACGGTTGAACACAATAGTAATGTCTGGAACGACCGATACCGCTCGATCTCCAATTTGGAGCAACACCTTTCAAGCAACGGCACACGCGTCATCAAATTCTTTCTCCATCTCTCGAAAGACGAGCAACGAAAGCGCTTCATCGATCGCATCGACACACCGGAAAAAAACTGGAAATTCAGCGCTGCGGATATCGAGGAACGTAAGTATTGGAAAGACTATATGCAGGCCTACGAAAAATGCCTTAGTGCAACAAGTACGAAGGAGACACCTTGGTATGTGGTGCCTGCCGATGACAAGAAAAACGCCCGGTTGATCGTATCTCAGATATTTTCAGATGTGCTGGATGAACTGAAAATGTCATATCCGAAGACCAGTGAGGAGCGCCATCAAGAACTGCTGAATATCCGCAAGCAGCTACTGGAATAA
- a CDS encoding SDR family NAD(P)-dependent oxidoreductase — protein sequence MLGSELRGHVALVSGAGSESGIGMAIARRLGAAGAKLIITASSNRIADRIEELRLEGFEVEGRPTDLTDESQVREFSLWAESVWGRVDILVNNAGMAMQGSPEIFSELATMELHEWNLSLARNLTTAFLLTRAVLPGMRARSYGRIVNISSTTGTRGSNPGEAAYSAAKAAMVGMNMGLSLEVAKQGITVNSVAPGWITTGSTTPVEAEAGRFTPIGRSGSPREVAAAVAFLASPDASYITGEVLVVDGGNCLIENKAPLA from the coding sequence ATGTTGGGTTCGGAATTGAGGGGGCATGTGGCACTTGTCAGTGGTGCCGGGAGTGAATCTGGGATCGGTATGGCTATTGCTCGCAGGCTAGGTGCAGCCGGGGCGAAGTTGATTATCACTGCCAGCAGCAACCGCATCGCGGATCGGATTGAAGAGCTACGCCTTGAAGGATTCGAAGTTGAAGGTCGGCCAACTGACCTCACCGATGAAAGCCAGGTACGTGAATTCAGCCTATGGGCAGAGTCAGTCTGGGGTAGGGTGGATATTCTGGTGAATAATGCTGGTATGGCCATGCAAGGAAGCCCTGAGATTTTCTCGGAACTGGCGACGATGGAACTGCATGAGTGGAATCTTTCACTGGCCAGAAACTTAACAACCGCTTTTCTTCTGACTCGGGCCGTTTTGCCCGGTATGAGGGCGCGAAGTTACGGGCGTATTGTCAATATCAGTTCCACCACGGGCACCAGGGGAAGCAATCCGGGCGAAGCCGCTTATAGCGCCGCCAAGGCCGCGATGGTTGGTATGAACATGGGGCTCTCACTTGAAGTCGCCAAGCAGGGGATTACCGTAAACAGCGTGGCTCCCGGATGGATCACCACCGGCTCAACTACGCCCGTTGAAGCAGAGGCGGGGCGCTTTACCCCGATTGGGCGGTCAGGCAGCCCCCGCGAAGTGGCGGCGGCGGTTGCATTTCTGGCGTCGCCTGACGCCAGTTACATCACAGGGGAAGTCCTCGTGGTGGATGGCGGGAACTGCCTGATTGAGAACAAAGCCCCTCTGGCCTGA
- a CDS encoding glycosyltransferase family 2 protein: MQSNYANLEIIVVDNQSSDDTPTFLKMWAEGHPSRRVQQSGKRAACAEDVFVHHHLSASFNKLGLEKKQALFEKNKAIYEAKWWTWSPHTYRDVWASDMHRKRK, translated from the coding sequence ATGCAGAGCAACTATGCCAACCTTGAGATAATCGTCGTCGATAACCAGTCCAGCGACGATACGCCCACGTTCCTGAAGATGTGGGCCGAAGGGCACCCGAGTCGTCGCGTGCAGCAAAGCGGCAAGCGCGCTGCGTGTGCCGAAGATGTCTTCGTTCACCACCATTTGTCTGCTTCGTTCAATAAATTAGGCCTAGAAAAAAAGCAGGCACTTTTCGAAAAAAACAAAGCGATTTATGAGGCAAAGTGGTGGACCTGGAGCCCCCATACCTATCGGGACGTCTGGGCGTCAGATATGCATCGGAAGAGAAAATAA
- the wecB gene encoding non-hydrolyzing UDP-N-acetylglucosamine 2-epimerase codes for MTKKVLCIIGTRPEAIKMAPVIKALLAEEDIQCRVLATAQHRDMLDQVLGLFGITPDLDLDIMRPDQSLTALTARLLSGLDSVLQSEKPDVVLAQGDTTTVMSAALACFYLRIPFGHIEAGLRTGDLYNPFPEEANRVIVSKLARWHFAPTQGAVDNLFREGVPAADISMTGNTVIDALLMTAAQTLPLDIDLDSSKRLVLVTSHRRENFGEPFQGICQALKTLAQRNPDIQILYPVHPNPNIKDVAYAFLGQTPNIILCGPLDYASFIAAMKRAYLIISDSGGVQEEAPALGKPVLVLREETERPEAVDMGVMKLVGVNRDTIIEQAQRLLEDTDAYRTMARGVSPFGDGKAAERIVGVLRQYFQQCG; via the coding sequence ATGACCAAAAAGGTCCTCTGCATCATTGGTACGCGCCCTGAAGCCATCAAGATGGCTCCAGTCATCAAAGCTCTGCTGGCCGAGGAAGATATCCAGTGTCGGGTACTGGCTACAGCCCAACACAGAGACATGCTAGATCAGGTGCTGGGGCTTTTCGGCATTACGCCCGATCTGGATTTGGACATCATGCGTCCCGATCAGTCGCTGACAGCACTGACTGCGCGCCTGCTGTCGGGGCTGGACAGCGTATTGCAGTCCGAGAAACCGGACGTAGTATTGGCGCAAGGTGATACGACGACGGTCATGAGCGCGGCCTTGGCTTGTTTCTATCTGCGGATTCCGTTCGGTCATATAGAAGCGGGGCTGCGCACTGGAGACCTGTACAATCCTTTTCCAGAAGAAGCAAACCGTGTGATCGTCAGCAAACTGGCTCGTTGGCATTTTGCGCCGACCCAGGGGGCCGTGGACAACCTGTTTCGCGAAGGCGTGCCCGCAGCGGATATCAGTATGACCGGCAATACGGTTATCGATGCATTGCTCATGACGGCTGCGCAAACTCTGCCGCTCGACATTGACTTGGATTCAAGCAAGCGTCTGGTGCTGGTAACTTCCCATCGTCGAGAAAATTTCGGTGAGCCGTTCCAAGGCATTTGCCAGGCGTTAAAAACCTTGGCCCAGCGGAATCCGGATATCCAGATTCTGTATCCGGTACACCCTAATCCGAATATCAAAGATGTTGCCTATGCATTCCTGGGGCAGACACCCAACATCATTCTATGCGGCCCTCTGGACTATGCATCGTTCATTGCCGCCATGAAGCGCGCCTATCTGATCATCAGTGATTCCGGCGGGGTGCAGGAAGAAGCGCCGGCACTGGGTAAACCAGTGCTGGTGTTGCGAGAAGAAACCGAACGGCCGGAAGCCGTGGATATGGGAGTGATGAAGCTGGTGGGTGTCAATCGCGACACCATCATCGAACAGGCGCAGCGTCTTCTCGAAGACACTGATGCGTATCGGACCATGGCTCGCGGGGTTTCGCCTTTTGGCGATGGCAAGGCAGCAGAGCGCATCGTGGGCGTTTTAAGGCAGTACTTCCAGCAATGCGGATGA